One window of the Yamadazyma tenuis chromosome 6, complete sequence genome contains the following:
- a CDS encoding uncharacterized protein (EggNog:ENOG503NUH8; COG:S), protein MSGAIVEELEADDVHLSVSFPKTKGENTMRVAEERFSIVDSLMFDTTDFSHNYLIKTAMLCKSMNEIGFGRYQYGLFFVAGFGWFVDNAWPVTTSLMIPVLRETDGIHPPRGKGPYLGLAQNLGLLVGAAVWSLSSDVIGRRWPFNLSFLITGVWAVVAGSAPNFGTLSVFVSLWSVGVGGNLPVDSALFLEALPSTHQWLLTMMSGWWALGQLAANLIAWGLIGNYSCDTHSETCLKADNKGWRYFLFTMGGLTLLFFIARFCFPVFESPRFYVACGRDDLAIETLKKIAKINGTEVSLTLEALQKVDEQFPEENVVKNRLFNDKIQKFNAEHIQNSYVNDTCD, encoded by the exons ATGTCTGGTGCTATTGTTGAGGAACTTGAAGCTGATGACGTCCATTTACTGGTGTCTTTTCCGAAAACCAAAGGTGAGAACACTATGAGAGTTGCCGAAGAGAGATTTTCAATTGTAGACTCATTGATGTTTGACACAACTGACTTTTCTCACAACTATCTCATCAAAACTGCAATGTTATGCAAGTCAATGAACGAAATTGGCTTCGGCCGATACCAATATGGTCTTTTCTTTGTCGCAGGCTTCGGGTGGTTTGTTGATAATGCCTGGCCTGTGACCACCAGTTTGATGATACCTGTTCTTAGAGAGACAGACGGAATTCATCCACCAAGAGGAAAAGGTCCATACTTGGGATTAGCCCAAAATCTCGGGTTATTGGTAGGAGCAGCCGTTTGGTCATTGTCTTCAGATGTAATCGGCAGAAGATGGCCCTTCAATTTGTCATTTTTAATTACAGGAGTTTGGGCTGTAGTAGCAGGTTCAGCTCCAAACTTTGGAACATTGTCTGTGTTTGTGTCGTTGTGGTCAGTGggtgttggtggtaatCTTCCAGTGGATTCTGCGTTGTTTCTTGAAGCACTTCCTAGCACCCACCAGTGGCTTCTTACTATGATGTCTGGATGGTGGGCTCTTGGACAGCTAGCTGCTAACTTGATTGCATGGGGATTGATAGGTAACTACTCATGCGATACACATTCGGAAACTTGCTTGAAGGCTGATAATAAGGGTTGGAGATATTTTTTGTTCACAATGGGAGGATTGACTCTTTTGTTTTTTATTGCCCGATTTTGTTTCCCTGTATTCGAATCTCCAAGGTTTTACGTAGCCTGTGGTAGAGACGACTTGGCTATCGAGACTCTCAAAAAAATTGCTAAGATCAACGGTACTGAAGTGTCACTTACTCTAGAAGCTTTGCAAAAGGTGGATGAGCAATTCCCCGAAGAGAATGTTGTAAAGAACCGGTTGTTCAATGATAAAATACAAAAGTTCAATGCTGAGCACATAC AAAATAGCTATGTCAACGATACTTGTGATTAG
- a CDS encoding uncharacterized protein (EggNog:ENOG502SQPX) yields MNNRFTVTLLFVIQLLCATATADTIGGCSPQSVSKGLYVEYINTTWNEYGIFTQSEVTDGLSALDKTEASISWGGVTNQNFYYLADSGSSAVYDDLYGKTVNIAYFGLRLSGYFYASSTGDYTFEISFADDALSLAIGAGVAMDCCALEPLTGNVDENAYVYKTNTSTSVTKTLSLTAGVYYPIKMVYYQATFIAEIEMSVLYPDGTNHTTDIDWYSSTDNSTSCPYYTTTTVIWTGSDTETITETASDGDVFVTVEVPESTTTTTEPWTGTGTTTTTIYPSNQSDPVTIEVKTPESTTSTTEPWTGTGTFETTIYPSNPSDPVTVLKKTPESTTSTTEPWTGTGTFETTIYPSNPSDPVTVLKKTPESTTSTTEPWTGTGTFETTIYPSNPSDPVTVLKKTPESTTTTTSRGTIDTTFTLTPSNPSDPVTVVVETSPTSSSPNSSSPSSSALISSFHWLNSSTLILSSSIRLSTGSSSNVASSSSPVPSSSVVSPSIPVPSSSVPPTPPPSGSVVTITTPWTGSVTSTYTTTGTDGKPTVVVDTPVPTITTPWTGSVSSTYTTTGTDGKPTAVVETPVSVFTITTPWTGSVTSTYTTTGTDGKPTAVVETPVSVYTITTPWTGSVTSTYTTTGTDGKPTAVVETPVSVFTITTPWTGSVTSTYTTTGTDGKPTVVVDTPVPTITTPWTGSVSSTYTTTGTDGKPTVVVETPEPVVIEKDDITIILPCTCKEPSTTTTTGDDGKNTVVCNIPHSLVSTVVVTEPCTNVAGDVTVTTYTTFTVAAAITANPTETVAPTGTEGSGSEAASAGNDTSPQEVSTYEAMGRNAIIYYAPTIFDQSGLSDNTTSLFGTGLYVIVNTLPTIPAVFSVNRVGRKVLLMCGSTGTFISLIITCQKVR; encoded by the coding sequence ATGAACAATCGGTTCACGGTaactcttctttttgttaTTCAGCTTCTTTGTGCTACAGCCACTGCTGATACTATCGGGGGATGTAGCCCCCAATCTGTTTCTAAAGGTTTATACGTCGAATATATCAACACCACTTGGAATGAATATGGTATTTTCACTCAGTCTGAAGTTACTGATGGGCTTTCTGCACTTGACAAAACCGAGGCCAGTATCTCCTGGGGAGGGGTAACCAACCAAAATTTCTATTACTTGGCTGattctggttcttctgctgTGTATGATGACTTATACGGAAAAACGGTTAACATAGCGTACTTTGGTTTGAGACTCTCGGGGTATTTTTATGCCAGTTCAACGGGAGATTACACTTTTGAGATAAGCTTTGCCGATGACGCTTTGTCTCTTGCTATTGGAGCAGGAGTCGCAATGGATTGTTGTGCATTGGAACCGCTCACAGGAAATGTCGATGAAAATGCTTACGTCTATAAAACAAATACGAGCACAAGTGTTACGAAGACACTTAGCCTTACAGCAGGAGTCTATTATCCTATTAAGATGGTCTACTATCAAGCAACTTTCATAGCTGAGATTGAAATGTCGGTACTCTATCCTGATGGAACAAATCATACAACTGATATTGACTGGTACAGCTCCACGGATAACAGTACATCTTGTCCTTATTAcacaaccaccaccgttATATGGACAGGATCTGACACTGAGACTATCACAGAAACAGCCTCTGATGGGGATGTATTTGTTACCGTTGAGGTAccagaatcaacaaccaccactactgagCCATGGACAGGTACTGGTACTACTACAACCACAATCTATCCATCCAACCaaagtgatcctgtaactATTGAAGTCAAAACTCCAGAATCCACAACTTCCactactgaaccatggactggtACTGGTACCTTCGAGACAACAATTTATCCTTCGAATCCAAGTGACCCGGTAACGGTGCTTAAGAAGACCccagaatcaacaacttccactactgaaccatggactggtACTGGTACCTTCGAGACAACAATCTATCCTTCGAATCCAAGTGACCCGGTAACGGTGCTTAAGAAGACCccagaatcaacaacttccactactgaaccatggactggtACTGGTACCTTCGAGACAACAATTTATCCTTCGAATCCAAGTGACCCGGTAACGGTGCTTAAGAAGACCCCAGAATCGACAACCACTACCACTAGTCGCGGAACTATTGACACAACCTTCACTTTAACTCCttcaaacccaagtgatccagtgactgttgttgttgagacGAGTCCTACTTCCTCAAGTCCTAATTCCTCAAGTCCTAGCTCAAGTGCTTTAATCCTGTCGTTTCACTGGTTgaattcaagtactttaatattatcttcaagtattcgTTTGTCAACAGGTTCATCGTCGAACGttgcttcttcatctaGTCCagtaccatcttcaagtgttgTTTCTCCTTCTATTCCAGTACCATCTTCGAGTGTTCCACctacaccaccaccttcagGAAGTGTTGTTACTATTACCACCCCTTGGACTGGCTCTGTTACATCAACTtacaccacaactggaactgatggtaaaccaactgtTGTTGTCGATACCCCTGTACCTACAATcactactccatggaccGGCTCTGTTTCATCAACTtacaccacaactggaactgatggtaaaccaactgcagttgttgaaaccccAGTTAGTGTTTTCACTATAACTACCCCTTGGACCGGCTCTGTTACATCAACTtacaccacaactggaactgatggtaaaccaactgcagttgttgaaaccccAGTTAGTGTTTACACTATAACTACCCCTTGGACCGGCTCTGTTACATCAACTtacaccacaactggaactgatggtaaaccaactgcagttgttgaaaccccAGTTAGTGTTTTCACTATAACCACCCCTTGGACTGGCTCTGTTACATCAACTtacaccacaactggaactgatggtaaaccaactgtTGTTGTCGATACCCCTGTACCTACAATcactactccatggaccGGCTCTGTTTCATCAACTtacaccacaactggaactgatggtaaaccaactgttgtcgttgaaactccagaacctGTTGTCATCGAAAAAGATGacatcaccatcatcttaCCATGCACTTGTAAGGAgccttcaaccaccacaacaactggtgatgatggtaagaATACCGTTGTATGTAACATCCCACACTCATTAGTGTCCACTGTGGTGGTAACTGAACCATGCACAAATGTCGCCGGAGATGTCACTGTCACAACATATACCACCTTCACTGTCGCTGCTGCTATCACTGCTAACCCTACTGAAACCGTTGCTCCAACTGGTACTGAAGGTAGTGGTTCTGAAGCTGCTTCGGCAGGTAATGATACctcaccacaagaagtctccacTTACGAGGCCATGG
- a CDS encoding uncharacterized protein (COG:S; EggNog:ENOG503P6MT) — MSSSILSEREAIIDTVYRATLGIDTNDAQLFGSACLQNEELTFVMGDVVVNGWEPFFGYTSGHLFTVTTTHYLTSPRVEFKEEGAAQLTVQCVAYHIKPENAFKEDNKAYINASSQTLDVFKVGDAILDDDTSLEDDASLEDDASLEDDASLEDDASLKDDASLKDDTSLEDDASLEDDISSDDNASLDEDASLEDDISSDDNASLDEDASLEDDASLEDDASLEDDASLDEDASLEDDASLKDDISSDDNASLDEDASLEDDTSSDEDASPEDDVSLEDDASLEDDASLEDDISSDDNASLDEDASLEDDASLEDDASLEDDASLEDDISSDDNASLDEDASLEDDVSLEDDASLEDDASLEDDASREDVTSSELKLLEGTSVLEEAEDASTAEVVPGAAGISEHSIHGAGRAGEGTSSVYVTAFPVGGINSVSPKLDVMISKEPT, encoded by the exons ATGTCTTCATCGATTTTGAGTGAACGGGAAGCTATTATAGATACCGTCTACCGAGCCACGCTTGGTATTGACACCAATGATGCTCAATTGTTTGGCTCTGCTTGCCTCCAAAATGAAGAGTTGACCTTTGTCATGGGTGACGTTGTTGTCAACGGCTGGGAACCTTTTTTTGGGTATACCAGTGGCCACCTTTTTACAGTTACTACAACTCATTATCTCACCAGTCCCAGGGTTGAGTTCAAGGAAGAAGGAGCTGCCCAATTGACAGTTCAATGTGTAGCATATCATATTAAGCCGGAAAATGCCTTTAAAGAGGACAATAAGGCTTATATTAATGCGAGTTCCCAAACCTTGGACGTATTcaaagttggagatg CCATCTTGGATGACGAtacttcactagaagacgatgcttcactagaagatgatgcttcactagaagatgatgcttcactagaagacGATGCTTCACTAAAAGACGATGCTTCACTAAAAGACGAtacttcactagaagatgatgcttcactagaagacGATATCTCGCTGGATGACAATGCTTCACTAGATGaggatgcttcactagaagacGATATCTCGCTGGATGACAATGCTTCACTAGATGaggatgcttcactagaagacgatgcttcactagaagacgatgcttcactagaagacgatgcttcactagatgaggatgcttcactagaagacGATGCTTCACTAAAAGATGATATCTCGCTGGATGACAATGCTTCACTAGATGaggatgcttcactagaagacGATACTTCACTGGATGAGGATGCTTCACCAGAAGACGATGTTTCACTAGAAGAtgatgcttcactagaagatgatgcttcactagaagacGATATCTCGCTGGATGACAATGCTTCACTAGATGaggatgcttcactagaagacgatgcttcactagaagacgatgcttcactagaagacgatgcttcactagaagacGATATCTCGCTGGATGACAATGCTTCACTAGATGaggatgcttcactagaagatgatgtttcactagaagatgatgcttcactagaagatgatgcttcactagaagacGATGCTTCACGAGAAGATGTCACTTCACTGGAACTCAAGCTACTAGAAGGTACTtcagtacttgaagaagctgagGATGCACTGACAGCAGAAGTAGTACCAGGTGCCGCAGGAATCTCTGAACATAGCATACATGGAGCTGGTCGAGCAGGAGAAGGAACATCGTCAGTGTACGTTACTGCATTTCCAGTAGGTGGAATAAACTCAGTGTCCCCGAAGTTGGATgtgatgatttcaaaagaaCCAACATAG